In Pogoniulus pusillus isolate bPogPus1 chromosome 41, bPogPus1.pri, whole genome shotgun sequence, a genomic segment contains:
- the GPX4 gene encoding phospholipid hydroperoxide glutathione peroxidase GPX4, with product MGWGRALLCGAAAVVRGSARSMCAQADEWRSAKAIYDFHALDIDGNDVSLEKYRGDVCIITNVASKUGKTPVNYTQLVDLHARYAEKGLRILGFPCNQFGKQEPGDNAQIKAFAANYGVKFDMYSKIDVNGDDAHPLWKWMKEQPKGRGTLGNAIKWNFTKFLINREGQVVKRYSPMEDPYVIEKDLPAYL from the exons ATGGGCTGGGGCCGGGCGCTGCTGTGCGGGGCAGCGGCGGTGGTGCGGGGCTCGGCGCGGAGCATG tgtgcccaggcggatGAGTGGCGCTCGGCCAAGGCCATCTACGACTTCCACGCCCTGGACATCGACGGCAACGACGTTTCCCTGGAGAAGTACCG CGGCGATGTCTGCATCATCACCAACGTCGCCTCCAAGTGAGGGAAGACTCCTGTGAACTACACTCAGCTTGTCGACCTGCACGCCCGATACGCTGAGAAGGGTTTGCGCATCCTGGGCTTTCCCTGCAACCAGTTTGGGAAGCAG GAGCCCGGGGACAACGCTCAGATCAAGGCGTTCGCTGCCAACTACGGGGTGAAGTTCGATATGTACAGCAAGATCGACGTCAACGGGGACGATGCCCACCCGCTCTGGAAGTGGATGAAGGAGCAGCCCAAGGGCAGAGGCACCCTGGGCAA TGCAATAAAATGGAACTTCACTAAG TTCCTCATTAACCGGGAAGGGCAAGTGGTGAAGAGATACAGCCCCATGGAGGATCCCTAC gtgATTGAGAAGGACCTCCCTGCCTACCTGTAG